In Kordiimonas sp. SCSIO 12610, the following are encoded in one genomic region:
- a CDS encoding alpha-hydroxy acid oxidase — MNKAIENAQNIHDLRALARKRAYKMVFDYIDGGADDEKTLKHNSTAFDEYRLAYKVLAGVDKIDMSTSLLGTKIDVPFFCSPSAGNRLFHTAGENAVAKAAGKIGTIYSLSTLSSVSIEDIAALTDGPKWFQLYVWKDRALVKEMINRAKAAGYTALILTVDLPVHGNRERDPKNGFTIPPTIGVKQIWEAIKSPAWVWDYLTGEPIKYANINSDLEATSLIDFIGAQLHAGFTWDDAEWLLGEWNGPAVIKGVVRTDDARRAVKTGFNAVTISNHGGRQLDHSPAPIEVLEDIVQTVGSDAEVILDGGVRRATDILKALALGAKAVSFARPYLYGLAAGGEAGVDKALDLFITSLKRDMALLGARSINEIDQSFICGKR, encoded by the coding sequence ACGCTCAAAATATTCATGACCTTCGCGCGCTTGCCAGGAAACGCGCTTACAAGATGGTTTTTGACTATATTGACGGCGGTGCTGATGATGAGAAAACCCTGAAGCACAATTCAACAGCCTTCGATGAATACAGGCTTGCCTACAAGGTCCTTGCGGGTGTCGACAAAATAGATATGTCAACCAGCCTCCTCGGCACGAAAATTGATGTTCCTTTTTTCTGCTCGCCCTCCGCTGGCAATCGCCTGTTTCACACAGCCGGTGAAAATGCCGTCGCCAAAGCGGCGGGCAAGATCGGAACTATTTATTCCCTGTCAACCCTATCGAGCGTATCCATAGAAGATATTGCTGCCTTAACTGATGGCCCAAAATGGTTCCAACTTTATGTCTGGAAAGACCGCGCGCTGGTGAAAGAGATGATTAATCGGGCAAAAGCCGCCGGATACACAGCCTTGATTTTAACAGTAGACTTACCCGTTCACGGGAACCGAGAACGCGACCCCAAAAACGGATTTACAATCCCGCCAACGATTGGCGTGAAACAAATCTGGGAGGCAATCAAAAGCCCCGCATGGGTTTGGGATTATTTAACAGGTGAACCGATCAAGTATGCAAATATCAATTCTGATTTAGAAGCAACCAGCCTTATCGATTTTATCGGGGCTCAGCTTCATGCGGGCTTTACGTGGGATGATGCGGAATGGTTACTCGGCGAATGGAATGGCCCCGCTGTTATCAAGGGTGTTGTACGCACCGATGATGCCCGCCGCGCTGTAAAAACAGGCTTTAACGCGGTTACAATTTCAAACCATGGCGGCCGCCAATTGGATCATTCCCCGGCGCCCATTGAAGTGCTTGAAGATATTGTTCAAACGGTTGGCAGCGACGCAGAGGTTATTTTGGATGGCGGCGTTCGAAGGGCCACGGACATTCTAAAGGCTTTAGCGCTCGGTGCAAAAGCGGTTAGTTTTGCCCGTCCTTATTTGTATGGATTAGCAGCTGGCGGCGAAGCGGGTGTGGATAAGGCCCTTGATCTTTTTATAACATCCCTCAAACGGGACATGGCGCTTTTGGGTGCGCGGTCGATAAACGAAATTGATCAAAGCTTTATTTGCGGCAAAAGGTAA